A stretch of the Lolium perenne isolate Kyuss_39 chromosome 3, Kyuss_2.0, whole genome shotgun sequence genome encodes the following:
- the LOC127346110 gene encoding tetraspanin-6-like isoform X1, translating to MMNHRELPYHLSNTVLGYLNLLTLLASIPIIGAGLWLAHAASTTPATTCQSALQGPLLAVGFVAFLVSLPGFIGARYHVSWALWLYLAALLLLVLALLGATAFGLAVTAGGGGTQVPGRPYREYHTRDYSAWLRRHVADEKYWRPALACVASSRACREVAGWTPEDYMRRDLTPVQSGCCKPPTSCVYGDGELAVTAVQDEDCYAWRNDPAVLCYGCESCRAGVMEQLRRHCHNLTILNAALLLVLIAVCSGGCCAFRNARRAEYAYGGGRMSKIHPRWDYFCFRSRWWRGHREQIY from the exons ATGATGAACCATCGGGAGCTGCCGTACCACCTGAGCAACACGGTGCTGGGCTACCTGAACCTGCTCACGCTGCTGGCGTCCATCCCCATCATCGGCGCGGGCCTCTGGCTCGCCCACGCCGCCTCCACCACGCCGGCCACCACGTGCCAGTCCGCGCTCCAGGGCCCGCTCCTCGCCGTCGGCTTCGTGGCATTCCTCGTCTCCCTGCCGGGCTTCATCGGCGCGCGCTACCACGTCTCCTGGGCGCTCTGGCTCTACCTCGCCGCcctgctcctcctcgtcctcgccctCCTCGGCGCCACCGCGTTCGGGCTCGCCGtcacggcgggcggcggcgggacgCAGGTGCCGGGAAGACCCTACCGCGAGTACCACACGCGGGACTACTCGGCCTGGCTCCGGCGGCACGTGGCCGACGAGAAGTACTGGCGCCCCGCGCTGGCGTGCGTGGCCAGCTCCAGGGCGTGCCGCGAGGTGGCCGGCTGGACGCCGGAGGACTACATGCGGCGCGACCTCACGCCGGTGCAGTCCGGTTGCTGCAAGCCGCCCACCTCCTGCGTCTACGGCGACGGCGAGCTGGCGGTGACCGCGGTGCAGGACGAGGACTGCTACGCGTGGAGGAACGACCCGGCGGTGCTCTGCTACGGGTGCGAGTCGTGCAGGGCCGGCGTGATGGAGCAGCTCCGCCGCCACTGCCACAACCTCACGATACTGAACGCCGCGCTGCTGCTCGTCCTCATCGCCGTCTGCTCCGGCGGGTGCTGCGCGTTCCGGAACGCGAGAAGGGCGGAGTACGCCTACGGCGGCGGCAGGATGTCCAAGATCCATCCACGCTGGGATTACTTCTG TTTCAGGTCGAGGTGGTGGCGTGGCCACAGAGAACAGATCTATTGA
- the LOC127346110 gene encoding tetraspanin-6-like isoform X2, which produces MMNHRELPYHLSNTVLGYLNLLTLLASIPIIGAGLWLAHAASTTPATTCQSALQGPLLAVGFVAFLVSLPGFIGARYHVSWALWLYLAALLLLVLALLGATAFGLAVTAGGGGTQVPGRPYREYHTRDYSAWLRRHVADEKYWRPALACVASSRACREVAGWTPEDYMRRDLTPVQSGCCKPPTSCVYGDGELAVTAVQDEDCYAWRNDPAVLCYGCESCRAGVMEQLRRHCHNLTILNAALLLVLIAVCSGGCCAFRNARRAEYAYGGGRMSKIHPRWDYFWSRWWRGHREQIY; this is translated from the exons ATGATGAACCATCGGGAGCTGCCGTACCACCTGAGCAACACGGTGCTGGGCTACCTGAACCTGCTCACGCTGCTGGCGTCCATCCCCATCATCGGCGCGGGCCTCTGGCTCGCCCACGCCGCCTCCACCACGCCGGCCACCACGTGCCAGTCCGCGCTCCAGGGCCCGCTCCTCGCCGTCGGCTTCGTGGCATTCCTCGTCTCCCTGCCGGGCTTCATCGGCGCGCGCTACCACGTCTCCTGGGCGCTCTGGCTCTACCTCGCCGCcctgctcctcctcgtcctcgccctCCTCGGCGCCACCGCGTTCGGGCTCGCCGtcacggcgggcggcggcgggacgCAGGTGCCGGGAAGACCCTACCGCGAGTACCACACGCGGGACTACTCGGCCTGGCTCCGGCGGCACGTGGCCGACGAGAAGTACTGGCGCCCCGCGCTGGCGTGCGTGGCCAGCTCCAGGGCGTGCCGCGAGGTGGCCGGCTGGACGCCGGAGGACTACATGCGGCGCGACCTCACGCCGGTGCAGTCCGGTTGCTGCAAGCCGCCCACCTCCTGCGTCTACGGCGACGGCGAGCTGGCGGTGACCGCGGTGCAGGACGAGGACTGCTACGCGTGGAGGAACGACCCGGCGGTGCTCTGCTACGGGTGCGAGTCGTGCAGGGCCGGCGTGATGGAGCAGCTCCGCCGCCACTGCCACAACCTCACGATACTGAACGCCGCGCTGCTGCTCGTCCTCATCGCCGTCTGCTCCGGCGGGTGCTGCGCGTTCCGGAACGCGAGAAGGGCGGAGTACGCCTACGGCGGCGGCAGGATGTCCAAGATCCATCCACGCTGGGATTACTTCTG GTCGAGGTGGTGGCGTGGCCACAGAGAACAGATCTATTGA
- the LOC127346109 gene encoding probable serine/threonine-protein kinase PBL25 isoform X3 — protein sequence MSCFACFRPASAVDDEDGDGKEAAPLPLQPSASKRLGSRRGSLRSSSTRNNPALQHQARPSNITSCSARAFTYDQLAAATDNFRADCLLGEGGFGRVYRGRLEDGLVVAVKQLDLNGVQGNREFVVEVLMLSLLHHDNLVSLVGYCADGEQRLLVYEYMALGSLADHLLLLDNNNGTTRDPGKPQPVLGWETRMRVALGAARGLEYLHETANPAVIYRDLKSSNVLLDDAFCPKLSDFGLAKLGPAAGAAERSPRVMGTYGYCAPEYIRTGQLSVKSDVYSFGVLLLELITGRRAVDSARPAAEQVLVTWATPMFKDSKRYKELADPLLRGEFPERDLNQAVAVAAMCLQDQATARPCMSDAAVALSFLAEAAATAAQPLPLPPTQPNDEANLEEA from the coding sequence ATGAGCTGCTTTGCATGCTTCAGGCCAGCGTCGGCAGTGgacgacgaggacggcgacggGAAGGAGGCAGCGCCATTGCCATTGCAGCCGTCGGCGTCCAAGAGGCTCGGCTCTAGACGCGGCAGCCTGCGCTCCTCCTCGACGCGCAACAATCCTGCGCTTCAGCATCAAGCACGGCCTAGCAACATCACGAGCTGCAGTGCCCGCGCCTTCACGTACGACCAGCTCGCTGCCGCCaccgacaacttccgcgccgactGCCTCCTCGGCGAGGGTGGCTTCGGCCGCGTCTACCGTGGCCGGCTCGAGGACGGCCTGGTGGTTGCCGTGAAGCAGCTGGACCTCAACGGCGTGCAGGGCAACCGGGAGTTCGTCGTCGAGGTGCTCATGCTCAGCCTCCTCCACCACGACAACCTGGTGAGCCTCGTCGGCTACTGCGCCGACGGCGAGCAGCGGCTGCTCGTCTACGAGTACATGGCGCTGGGCTCCCTCGCCGACCACCTCCTGCTGCTGGACAACAACAACGGCACCACCCGGGACCCCGGCAAGCCGCAGCCGGTGCTGGGCTGGGAGACGCGGATGCGGGTGGCGCTGGGCGCCGCGCGCGGGCTGGAGTACCTCCACGAGACGGCCAACCCGGCGGTGATCTACCGGGACCTCAAGTCCTCTAACGTGCTCCTCGACGACGCATTCTGCCCCAAGCTCTCCGATTTCGGCCTCGCCAAGCTCGGccctgccgccggcgccgccgagcGGTCGCCGCGCGTCATGGGCACCTACGGCTACTGCGCGCCCGAGTACATCCGGACGGGCCAGCTCAGCGTCAAGTCCGACGTCTACAGCTTCGGGGTCCTCCTCCTGGAGCTCATCACGGGGCGGCGCGCGGTGGACTCGGCCAGGCCGGCGGCCGAGCAGGTGCTGgtgacgtgggccacgcccatgtTCAAGGACAGCAAGAGGTATAAGGAGCTGGCCGATCCTCTCCTCAGAGGAGAGTTCCCGGAGAGGGACCTCAACcaggccgtcgccgtcgccgccatgtGCCTGCAAGACCAGGCCACGGCCAGGCCGTGCATGAGCGACGCCGCCGTCGCCCTATCGTTCCTCGCCGaggccgccgccacagccgcccaACCGCTGCCATTGCCCCCAACCCAACCCAATGATGAAGCAAACTTGGAAGAAGCCTAG